The [Bacillus] selenitireducens MLS10 genome includes a region encoding these proteins:
- a CDS encoding BH0509 family protein has product MKRRERENMIHFLMQVRNTSQERLMVMTDEDIEYLYSREYDEQEAYEYL; this is encoded by the coding sequence ATGAAAAGACGGGAACGAGAGAACATGATTCACTTTCTGATGCAGGTGCGCAACACATCACAGGAAAGACTGATGGTGATGACGGATGAGGATATTGAGTATCTGTACTCAAGGGAGTATGATGAGCAGGAAGCGTATGAGTATCTCTGA
- a CDS encoding tripartite tricarboxylate transporter substrate binding protein encodes MRGMLAVLVLLMMSSCANDDEVVRDSFPEEAVTIIVPYSPGGSSDQMARLTAEGLSDYWGIEVIVDNHDGRQSGSGLLAIAEADADGYTLGMFGNPDELVHARLYDTELAMTDYDYLMGFDQMPHALLAGPGFEGEDFEDWIDIANRQPGRLTVGHSGSLGELMIFLLENETGVDVTPVRYDGGGELIQALSEDQIDTALSSCEAADDVARSGGRKLGCTGSPDGDGTTFSEQGYEILLNVMRVLVAPQGIPADHRDEIISALETVFETEAWQEAVADAEIAFVQTGPDDLMELVREMDEKIERRIEEAELSR; translated from the coding sequence ATGAGAGGGATGCTCGCAGTTCTGGTTTTGCTGATGATGTCGTCTTGCGCAAATGATGATGAAGTCGTCAGAGATTCTTTTCCCGAGGAAGCCGTGACGATCATTGTACCCTACAGTCCGGGAGGATCTTCTGATCAAATGGCGCGGCTGACTGCCGAAGGGCTCAGTGATTATTGGGGCATCGAGGTTATCGTGGACAATCACGATGGCCGTCAGTCCGGAAGCGGGCTTTTGGCTATTGCCGAAGCGGATGCGGACGGGTATACACTCGGCATGTTCGGGAACCCTGATGAACTCGTTCACGCGAGACTTTATGACACGGAACTTGCCATGACGGACTATGATTATCTGATGGGTTTTGATCAGATGCCTCATGCCCTGCTTGCAGGTCCGGGTTTTGAAGGCGAAGACTTTGAAGACTGGATCGACATTGCGAACAGACAGCCGGGCCGTTTAACAGTCGGGCATTCCGGCTCTCTTGGCGAACTTATGATTTTTTTACTGGAGAATGAAACCGGGGTTGATGTAACCCCTGTCCGCTACGATGGCGGCGGTGAACTGATCCAGGCATTAAGCGAGGATCAGATTGATACGGCATTATCGTCCTGTGAGGCGGCCGATGATGTGGCCCGCTCGGGTGGACGGAAGCTCGGCTGTACAGGCAGTCCGGATGGGGATGGGACGACATTTTCTGAACAGGGCTATGAAATACTCCTCAATGTCATGCGTGTCCTCGTTGCCCCTCAGGGGATCCCCGCTGACCACAGGGATGAAATCATCAGTGCCCTTGAAACGGTCTTTGAGACAGAAGCCTGGCAAGAGGCTGTTGCAGATGCAGAGATTGCTTTTGTACAGACAGGCCCTGACGATCTGATGGAGCTTGTGAGAGAGATGGATGAAAAAATTGAACGTCGGATTGAAGAAGCTGAACTCAGTCGCTGA
- a CDS encoding MBL fold metallo-hydrolase has product MSLKVMTANELGQKIIAREDLFILDVRNEDAYQDWKIEGDSITSINKPYFDLIDGVDEILGELPKDKEILVACAKEGSSQFVAEQIVEATGQDVYYLEGGMKNYSEDLQPVKLGDLSNGGELYQFVRLGKGCLSYIAVAKNGDAAIVDTTRMVDQYQAFLDDKKATLKHAIDTHLHADHISGARTMRERTGAKYWLPSKDADEVQFNYEAFEDGQELTIGAAGEEIQLKAVYSPGHTIGSTSVIIDDQYLVTGDILFVESIGRPDLAGKAEDWVGDLRNSLYVTFKNLDQNLKVLPAHFAKFAEVDEHGRVFETLEELFKTNEGLQFEDEAEFRSYVTGNLPPQPNSYQEIRQTNMGKIDPEPEEKTEMEIGPNRCAVTE; this is encoded by the coding sequence ATGAGCTTAAAAGTAATGACTGCAAACGAATTGGGACAGAAGATTATTGCACGTGAGGATCTGTTTATCCTGGACGTGAGAAATGAAGATGCCTATCAGGACTGGAAAATCGAAGGTGACAGCATTACCTCAATCAACAAGCCGTATTTTGATCTGATTGATGGTGTGGATGAGATCCTCGGAGAACTTCCAAAAGATAAAGAGATTTTGGTTGCCTGTGCGAAAGAAGGTTCTTCACAGTTCGTCGCAGAGCAGATCGTGGAAGCGACAGGGCAGGATGTATACTATCTTGAAGGCGGAATGAAGAATTATTCAGAGGACCTTCAGCCGGTGAAGCTCGGTGACCTCAGTAACGGCGGAGAGCTGTATCAGTTCGTACGTCTCGGTAAAGGGTGCCTCTCTTATATCGCAGTGGCCAAGAACGGGGATGCAGCGATCGTGGATACGACGAGAATGGTTGATCAGTACCAGGCCTTCCTCGATGATAAAAAAGCAACGCTCAAGCATGCCATCGATACTCACCTTCATGCAGACCACATTTCCGGAGCAAGAACGATGCGCGAGCGAACAGGCGCAAAATACTGGCTTCCTTCGAAAGATGCGGATGAAGTCCAGTTCAACTATGAAGCGTTTGAAGACGGTCAGGAATTGACGATTGGCGCGGCGGGCGAAGAGATTCAGCTGAAGGCTGTTTATTCACCAGGCCACACCATCGGCAGTACTTCGGTCATCATTGACGATCAGTATCTCGTGACAGGGGACATTCTCTTCGTTGAATCCATCGGCCGTCCGGACCTTGCAGGGAAAGCGGAAGACTGGGTTGGCGATCTGAGAAACTCGCTTTACGTGACGTTTAAGAACCTTGATCAGAACCTGAAAGTGCTCCCGGCTCACTTCGCCAAGTTTGCGGAAGTCGATGAGCATGGCCGTGTCTTTGAAACACTTGAAGAGCTGTTCAAGACAAACGAAGGGCTCCAGTTTGAGGATGAGGCGGAATTCCGAAGCTATGTAACAGGAAATCTCCCGCCACAGCCAAACTCCTACCAGGAAATCCGTCAGACCAACATGGGGAAAATCGATCCGGAACCGGAAGAAAAAACGGAAATGGAAATCGGCCCTAACCGCTGCGCTGTAACGGAATAA
- a CDS encoding SulP family inorganic anion transporter, with amino-acid sequence MQQWFPLWQQLQHYDLKSDLKGDLNAALIVAIMLIPQGMAYAMLAGLPPVMGLYASTVPLFIYALMGTSRQLAVGPVAMVSLLIFTGVSGLAEPGSAEYISYVILLALMTGVIQLLLGVLKLGVITKFISHAVISGFTSAAAIVIGFSQLNHLLGMDLGDSKNVFVIAGTVVARFTEIDPLTLSLGVGGMLILIVAKKKIPKIPAPLFVVVLAIGLVQVFNLHDQGVRIVGDIPGGLPGITVPDVSVDTMLILIPTALTIAIIGFVESYAMAKVISTKEKYPISADAELRALGAANVGAGFFSGFPVTGGFSRSAVNYESGARTGMASVFTGLFIVLTLLFFTSWFYYLPRAILAAIILVAVYGLIDFKEAKHLFQVKKVDGITLIVTFMATLVIGIEMGILIGILFSLGVFIYRSAKPHMAELGYVKGMDDYLNIERFPEAETFDDVLMIRIDAPIYFANMAYIEEHLRERMIEHSHLKHVVIDFSGVNDMDAVALDEFDEWLDYHRSEGVHFYFVLVRGPVRDLFARYGWTDAHHDEFCYHSVQEALTDLKKIG; translated from the coding sequence ATGCAACAGTGGTTTCCTTTATGGCAGCAGTTACAACACTATGATCTGAAATCAGATCTCAAGGGGGATCTGAATGCGGCGCTCATTGTCGCGATTATGCTCATTCCGCAGGGGATGGCCTATGCGATGCTTGCCGGGCTTCCGCCGGTGATGGGGCTCTATGCGTCAACTGTCCCGCTGTTTATTTACGCACTTATGGGCACGTCGAGGCAGCTCGCCGTCGGACCGGTTGCCATGGTGTCGCTGTTAATTTTTACGGGCGTATCCGGGCTTGCAGAACCCGGGAGTGCGGAGTACATCAGCTATGTCATCCTCCTGGCCCTGATGACCGGCGTGATTCAGCTGCTCCTCGGTGTATTGAAGCTTGGGGTGATTACGAAATTCATCTCCCACGCCGTCATCAGCGGCTTCACCTCTGCGGCGGCGATTGTCATCGGCTTCAGTCAACTGAATCATCTGCTCGGCATGGATCTTGGCGATTCGAAGAATGTCTTTGTGATTGCCGGAACGGTCGTCGCCCGGTTCACGGAGATTGATCCTTTGACACTCTCCCTTGGCGTCGGCGGTATGCTGATTCTGATTGTGGCAAAGAAGAAGATCCCGAAGATTCCGGCACCGCTTTTTGTGGTCGTTTTGGCGATTGGACTCGTGCAGGTGTTTAACCTGCATGATCAGGGTGTGCGGATCGTCGGTGATATCCCGGGGGGGCTGCCGGGGATCACGGTGCCTGACGTGTCCGTTGATACGATGCTGATCCTCATTCCGACGGCACTGACGATCGCGATTATCGGGTTTGTTGAATCCTATGCGATGGCGAAAGTCATCTCCACAAAGGAGAAATATCCGATCAGTGCCGACGCGGAGCTCCGGGCACTGGGGGCCGCCAATGTCGGCGCCGGTTTTTTCTCCGGCTTTCCGGTTACCGGCGGTTTCTCCAGATCCGCCGTCAACTATGAATCCGGTGCAAGAACGGGCATGGCGTCTGTGTTCACGGGGCTGTTCATCGTATTGACGCTGCTCTTTTTCACCTCCTGGTTCTACTATTTGCCGCGTGCGATTCTTGCTGCGATTATCCTTGTTGCGGTATACGGGCTGATTGACTTCAAAGAAGCGAAGCATCTCTTCCAGGTGAAGAAAGTGGACGGTATCACCCTCATTGTCACGTTTATGGCGACGCTTGTGATCGGGATTGAAATGGGCATTCTGATCGGGATTCTCTTCTCTCTCGGGGTCTTTATTTACAGAAGCGCCAAGCCGCATATGGCAGAGCTCGGCTATGTGAAGGGCATGGATGATTATTTGAATATTGAGCGGTTTCCGGAAGCGGAGACGTTTGACGATGTCCTGATGATCCGGATTGATGCCCCGATTTATTTTGCGAATATGGCGTATATTGAAGAACATCTCAGAGAACGCATGATTGAGCATTCGCATTTAAAGCATGTCGTGATCGATTTTTCCGGGGTGAATGATATGGATGCGGTGGCCCTTGATGAGTTTGATGAATGGCTCGATTATCACCGCTCTGAAGGAGTTCATTTCTACTTCGTGCTCGTCCGGGGGCCGGTTCGGGATCTCTTTGCCCGCTACGGCTGGACCGATGCGCACCATGATGAATTCTGTTATCATTCGGTGCAGGAAGCACTGACGGATCTGAAGAAAATCGGATAA
- the rnz gene encoding ribonuclease Z — protein MELHMLGTGAGVPTKERNVTAMVMKGVDGKKACWMIDCGEGTQHQILHAPIKAGAITKVFITHLHGDHLYGLPGFLGSRSFQGADQPLTVYGPSGLRPYIEQSLAVSGTHLTYPLTVHEVEEGEIVDDGNWRISCLALDHRMPSFGYRFDEKEQPGRLDRERLLKDDIPSGPWLGDLKEQKTVTLPDGRVVDGRDYVTEPVKGRRIVILGDTRPMPAVADFAKEADLLVHEATFMAGERETADRFAHSTTLDAAEIARQADVSRLLLTHISARYKAADMAGYTEEARSRFPNTKTAADFGVYSLERGDR, from the coding sequence ATGGAGCTGCATATGCTCGGCACCGGTGCCGGTGTTCCGACGAAGGAGAGAAATGTCACTGCGATGGTGATGAAAGGTGTGGACGGCAAAAAAGCATGCTGGATGATTGACTGCGGTGAGGGGACCCAGCATCAGATCCTGCACGCTCCGATCAAGGCGGGGGCGATCACGAAGGTGTTCATCACTCATCTGCACGGGGATCATCTATACGGACTTCCGGGCTTCCTCGGGAGCCGGTCGTTTCAGGGGGCGGATCAGCCTCTCACGGTATATGGTCCCTCAGGTCTCAGGCCTTATATTGAACAGAGCCTCGCCGTCAGCGGGACCCATTTGACGTATCCGCTGACGGTGCATGAAGTGGAGGAAGGAGAGATTGTGGACGACGGCAACTGGCGCATCAGCTGCCTCGCCCTCGACCACCGCATGCCTTCTTTTGGCTACCGGTTTGACGAAAAGGAGCAGCCGGGACGCTTGGATCGGGAGCGTCTGTTAAAGGACGATATCCCTTCCGGTCCATGGCTTGGTGACCTGAAGGAACAAAAAACTGTCACGCTCCCTGACGGTCGGGTGGTCGATGGCAGAGACTATGTCACGGAACCGGTGAAAGGACGCCGCATCGTTATCTTAGGTGACACCCGCCCCATGCCGGCAGTTGCCGATTTTGCAAAAGAGGCGGATCTGCTTGTTCATGAGGCGACGTTTATGGCGGGTGAGAGGGAGACCGCCGACCGCTTCGCCCATTCGACGACCCTTGATGCTGCGGAGATTGCCCGGCAGGCGGATGTGAGCCGCCTCCTTCTCACCCATATCAGTGCCCGCTATAAGGCAGCGGATATGGCCGGATATACGGAAGAAGCCCGCTCGCGGTTTCCGAATACAAAAACAGCGGCGGACTTCGGTGTTTATTCATTGGAGCGTGGGGACCGGTAG
- a CDS encoding sensor domain-containing diguanylate cyclase, whose product MRLLSKNKGLITVLAFVALTWAYANWFVSDNFQKERQRDVQAQMAIFQSELESITGTYQEFATYIYHSLINQPEILDIMREAENADDARLDRLRSDAYTLLLNPYLQIRQYNFRQLHLHLPDGSSFLRMHAPDEYGDPLYDVRETIAETHRTRNSVSGFEEGKIFNGYRYVFPLLADGELIGSGEVSLSLQAAIQILNDIYPTDNTLFILHHDVVDRNIFDDYRDNYVSSFISDDYYFDRDAILASPNRDRHDIYANYAVQHQIRTRAEDHLPNHAPFYFTIDVDGDDYLVQFVPITNFEETSVGYFITAMHDEGLQALTAQRNREFIYVNGFFGILTVFFTTLYYERRKIRHLAHTDQLTGQMNRNAFINHANRLIRLSVKNKTPLSVALLDIDHFKKINDTYGHKTGDQALQEIATSIREALDESDLFARWGGEEFVIMMPETREKEAEIRLDAIRATIAGKAFTQVGTITISIGITGARPDRDSLEQLIASADEALYEAKNKGRNRVVLYRSPRSNE is encoded by the coding sequence GTGAGGCTGCTCTCAAAGAATAAAGGACTGATCACAGTACTCGCGTTTGTCGCACTCACATGGGCGTACGCCAACTGGTTTGTATCGGATAATTTCCAAAAGGAACGGCAGCGTGACGTCCAAGCACAGATGGCCATTTTCCAATCAGAGCTTGAAAGCATTACCGGCACCTATCAGGAATTCGCAACCTACATTTACCACAGTCTGATCAATCAGCCGGAGATCCTCGACATTATGCGTGAAGCGGAGAACGCCGACGATGCCCGTCTCGACAGGCTTAGAAGCGATGCCTACACCCTGCTTCTCAATCCATACCTGCAAATCCGACAGTATAATTTCAGGCAGCTTCACCTTCACCTCCCGGATGGGTCGAGCTTTCTTCGCATGCACGCCCCGGATGAATACGGGGATCCGCTCTATGACGTGAGAGAGACGATTGCCGAGACCCATCGAACGAGAAACAGCGTCTCAGGCTTTGAAGAGGGCAAGATATTCAATGGCTACCGCTATGTCTTCCCGCTCCTCGCGGATGGGGAGCTAATCGGCTCAGGGGAGGTTTCTCTTTCCTTGCAGGCCGCGATTCAAATTCTCAACGATATTTATCCAACGGACAATACCCTGTTTATCTTGCATCATGACGTCGTCGACCGGAACATCTTTGACGATTACCGGGATAACTACGTTTCTTCTTTCATTTCCGATGATTACTATTTTGACCGTGACGCCATACTCGCTTCCCCGAACCGGGACCGGCACGATATCTATGCAAACTATGCCGTGCAGCATCAGATCCGGACAAGGGCCGAGGATCATTTGCCGAATCACGCGCCTTTTTACTTCACCATCGATGTGGACGGGGACGATTACCTGGTCCAGTTTGTTCCGATTACGAACTTCGAGGAAACCTCAGTCGGGTATTTTATCACCGCCATGCACGATGAGGGCCTTCAGGCTCTCACGGCACAACGCAACCGTGAATTCATCTACGTCAACGGGTTTTTCGGCATTCTGACGGTGTTTTTTACGACCCTCTATTATGAACGAAGAAAAATCAGACACCTTGCCCACACCGATCAACTGACCGGGCAAATGAACCGCAATGCCTTTATCAATCATGCAAATCGTCTCATCAGGCTGTCAGTCAAGAACAAGACACCTTTGTCCGTTGCCCTTCTTGACATCGATCACTTCAAAAAAATCAATGACACATACGGCCATAAAACCGGCGATCAGGCCCTGCAGGAAATCGCCACGTCGATACGTGAAGCGCTCGATGAATCAGACCTTTTCGCCCGCTGGGGCGGTGAAGAGTTCGTCATCATGATGCCGGAAACCCGAGAAAAAGAAGCGGAAATCCGCCTCGATGCCATTCGGGCAACCATTGCTGGAAAAGCCTTTACACAGGTCGGGACGATTACAATCAGTATCGGGATCACTGGAGCACGACCGGACCGGGATTCCCTTGAACAACTCATTGCTTCTGCCGATGAAGCGCTCTATGAAGCGAAGAACAAAGGCCGTAACCGGGTTGTCCTCTACCGGTCCCCACGCTCCAATGAATAA
- a CDS encoding sulfite exporter TauE/SafE family protein yields the protein MDLELIQWLVIVATGVMIGLAKTGIPALGILVVTLMATVFPARESIGIVLPILIVGDIVAVTYYRRSVDWPILTRLIPWVSGGLILGFILLFTVTESRPIEIGIGLIVIGMILLQSFKGLQRNTQGTKPLWFVIGMGTLGGFTTMIGNAAGPVMTLFFLSYGLSKLQFVGTGAWFFLTVNLIKVPLFMYLGLITLHTLTINALMIPMILAGTWLGIRLLPWIPQALFNRIVLILSFIGAVMLLV from the coding sequence ATGGATTTGGAACTCATTCAATGGCTCGTCATTGTCGCTACAGGGGTGATGATCGGGCTTGCCAAGACAGGCATTCCCGCACTCGGTATCCTTGTCGTTACACTGATGGCAACGGTATTCCCGGCACGGGAATCCATCGGGATCGTTTTGCCGATACTGATCGTCGGGGACATCGTTGCTGTGACTTACTACAGGAGGTCCGTCGACTGGCCGATCCTGACCCGGCTCATCCCCTGGGTATCCGGCGGACTGATCCTCGGTTTCATTCTTTTGTTTACCGTTACGGAAAGCAGACCCATCGAGATCGGCATCGGCCTCATCGTCATCGGCATGATCCTGCTTCAGAGCTTTAAAGGTCTTCAAAGAAATACACAAGGGACGAAACCGCTCTGGTTCGTCATCGGGATGGGGACGCTCGGCGGCTTTACGACAATGATCGGCAATGCCGCAGGGCCTGTCATGACACTCTTCTTCTTAAGCTACGGTCTCTCGAAGCTCCAGTTTGTCGGAACCGGAGCCTGGTTCTTCCTCACGGTGAACCTCATTAAGGTTCCTCTCTTTATGTATCTCGGCCTGATCACCTTACATACCCTGACCATCAACGCACTGATGATTCCGATGATCCTCGCCGGCACGTGGCTTGGCATCAGGCTTTTGCCATGGATTCCGCAGGCGCTCTTTAACCGTATTGTGCTCATCCTGTCGTTTATCGGCGCGGTGATGCTGCTCGTATAA
- a CDS encoding MalY/PatB family protein, whose translation MRFDEQIARDRTYSVKWDRTEAVFQTKEEILPMWVADMDFKPPEGVLGVMNERLQHGIFGYTFVDDEVTDTVRNWMKTRHGWDVDRAWISYSTGVVPSLAKTVQAFTEPGERVLIQSPVYPPFFSMVTENGREVENCQLVETDGEYRIDFTAFEEAAAKPDVKLFFLCSPHNPVGRVWTKEELTALADICLAHGVVIVADEIHSDLIMAGQTHVPIASLSEDISHQTVTLSAPSKTFNLAGLQASFVIAENEEYRKKLAGVDRSQGNFTLNTFGILAMKTAYETGGEWLSELNAYIEENARTVQTFLEKEVPEIRMVTPEATYLLWLDCREVGLDDKALEKLFVEDGKIGFNWGHTFGAGGEGFVRMNVACPRKTVEEGLERMKAAIKKHG comes from the coding sequence ATGCGTTTTGATGAGCAGATCGCCCGGGACCGTACATATTCGGTGAAGTGGGACCGGACAGAAGCGGTGTTTCAGACGAAGGAAGAGATCTTGCCGATGTGGGTGGCGGATATGGATTTCAAGCCGCCCGAGGGTGTACTCGGCGTCATGAATGAACGGCTTCAGCATGGGATTTTTGGCTATACCTTTGTGGATGACGAAGTGACGGACACCGTCCGCAACTGGATGAAAACCAGGCACGGATGGGATGTGGACAGGGCCTGGATCAGCTATTCGACGGGTGTTGTGCCGTCGCTTGCAAAGACGGTACAGGCCTTCACGGAACCGGGGGAGCGGGTATTGATTCAGTCGCCCGTTTATCCGCCGTTTTTCTCCATGGTGACAGAGAACGGGCGGGAAGTGGAGAACTGTCAGCTCGTGGAGACCGATGGGGAATACCGCATCGATTTCACCGCCTTTGAAGAGGCGGCGGCAAAACCGGATGTGAAGCTGTTCTTTCTCTGTTCACCCCATAACCCTGTTGGCCGTGTGTGGACGAAAGAAGAACTGACGGCGCTTGCGGATATTTGCCTCGCCCACGGCGTTGTGATTGTGGCTGATGAGATTCATTCGGATCTGATCATGGCCGGACAGACCCATGTGCCGATTGCTTCTCTTTCAGAGGATATCAGTCATCAGACCGTGACGCTCTCTGCGCCGAGTAAGACGTTTAATCTCGCAGGGCTGCAGGCCTCGTTTGTCATTGCCGAGAATGAGGAATACAGAAAAAAGCTCGCCGGGGTGGACCGCAGTCAGGGGAACTTCACCCTGAATACCTTCGGGATTCTTGCCATGAAAACGGCTTATGAAACGGGAGGCGAGTGGCTCAGTGAGCTGAATGCCTATATCGAAGAGAACGCCAGGACCGTGCAAACGTTTCTTGAAAAAGAAGTGCCTGAGATCCGGATGGTCACGCCGGAAGCGACGTATCTCCTTTGGCTTGACTGCAGGGAGGTCGGTCTCGATGACAAGGCCCTCGAGAAGCTGTTCGTTGAGGACGGCAAGATCGGGTTCAACTGGGGGCATACATTTGGTGCCGGTGGCGAAGGGTTTGTCCGCATGAATGTGGCTTGCCCGCGAAAGACCGTGGAAGAAGGGCTCGAACGAATGAAAGCAGCAATCAAAAAACACGGATAA
- a CDS encoding carbohydrate ABC transporter permease, with translation MEQNFQQEAPPPKKASRSRMKRHEAMMGWLFLLPEMIGLAFLYVFPLGFSLFLSFSEWNLIGGFSEIRFIGLDNFVQMFQDPRVWGALRNNIFYTFMVVPISMMIALLLAVLIHNKVYLRDYFKVAFFIPYISSIIAVGAVWRALYHPTQGPINQFLMSIGIENPPGWLADTSTSLIAIIIITIWTLIGYVVIIYIAGLSNIPDSLYEAADVDGAKPYQKFIHITMPLLGPTHMFLAITLLIGSFKVFDLIAFLTQGGPINSSQVLVYLIYEEGFQRFNMGYASAISWLLFAVVGILTFLTWQVQNAKQFKS, from the coding sequence ATGGAACAAAATTTTCAACAGGAAGCTCCACCTCCAAAGAAAGCATCCAGGAGCAGGATGAAACGTCATGAAGCGATGATGGGCTGGCTTTTCTTGTTGCCAGAGATGATTGGACTCGCTTTTTTGTATGTCTTCCCACTTGGATTTTCGCTCTTTTTAAGCTTCAGCGAATGGAATCTGATTGGCGGTTTTTCAGAAATCAGGTTTATAGGTTTAGATAATTTCGTTCAGATGTTCCAAGATCCAAGAGTATGGGGAGCGTTGAGGAATAATATCTTCTATACGTTTATGGTTGTACCAATCTCGATGATGATTGCCCTGCTGTTGGCTGTGTTGATTCATAATAAAGTATATTTACGGGACTATTTTAAAGTGGCGTTTTTCATTCCTTATATCTCTTCAATTATTGCTGTTGGTGCGGTTTGGCGAGCGCTTTATCACCCCACTCAGGGACCGATTAATCAATTTCTGATGAGTATCGGGATTGAAAATCCCCCGGGCTGGTTAGCTGATACAAGCACATCGCTGATCGCGATCATCATCATTACGATTTGGACATTAATTGGTTATGTGGTCATTATCTACATTGCGGGGCTATCGAATATTCCGGATTCTCTTTATGAAGCGGCTGATGTGGATGGGGCGAAGCCCTATCAGAAATTCATTCATATTACGATGCCTCTGTTGGGTCCAACTCACATGTTTCTGGCGATTACGCTGCTGATCGGCTCTTTCAAGGTTTTTGATTTAATTGCCTTTTTGACCCAGGGTGGACCGATCAATTCTTCACAGGTTCTTGTTTATCTGATTTATGAGGAAGGATTCCAGAGGTTTAACATGGGGTATGCTTCAGCGATTTCTTGGTTATTATTTGCTGTTGTTGGTATATTGACGTTTTTGACCTGGCAAGTTCAAAATGCAAAGCAGTTTAAATCTTAA
- a CDS encoding carbohydrate ABC transporter permease, whose amino-acid sequence MKLNKMKLINTIVLGVLSVFFLAPLIWMLSASFKFESDVLVFPIEWIPRNINVVNNFKAVWMENIPFYLFYWNSIKLASIMTLGTLLISSMAAFSLTKLHFKGQNIIFFAMITLMIIPEQSTLVPRFIMIRWMGLYNTHEALIIMGIFSIYFTFLMRQYMLSIENDYIEAAKIDGANYFTIYWRIILPLARPILATVGIIKFIWVWNDYQNPLIFLFSKELYPITMGMQLFQDDFSNNYAILMMASVSAIIPLVIVFIILQKHVIAGISLGGVKG is encoded by the coding sequence ATGAAACTCAATAAAATGAAATTGATCAATACAATTGTACTCGGAGTTTTATCTGTCTTTTTTCTCGCACCATTGATTTGGATGCTCTCTGCATCGTTCAAGTTTGAATCAGATGTATTAGTATTTCCCATTGAATGGATTCCGAGAAATATTAATGTAGTCAATAACTTTAAAGCGGTGTGGATGGAGAACATTCCGTTCTATCTTTTCTATTGGAACTCGATTAAACTGGCTTCAATCATGACACTTGGGACACTTCTTATCTCATCGATGGCCGCGTTCAGTTTGACGAAGTTACATTTTAAAGGACAAAACATTATTTTCTTTGCCATGATTACCCTGATGATTATTCCGGAGCAGTCAACGCTGGTGCCGCGTTTTATAATGATCCGGTGGATGGGGCTGTATAACACACATGAAGCATTGATTATCATGGGGATTTTTTCTATCTACTTCACCTTCCTGATGAGGCAGTATATGCTGTCGATCGAAAATGATTATATCGAGGCTGCAAAAATTGATGGGGCGAATTATTTCACGATTTACTGGCGGATTATTTTGCCTTTGGCCAGGCCGATTCTTGCAACTGTAGGAATCATTAAGTTCATCTGGGTGTGGAATGATTATCAGAATCCGCTTATTTTTCTATTTAGTAAAGAATTATATCCTATTACCATGGGCATGCAGCTTTTTCAGGACGACTTTTCAAATAACTATGCCATCCTGATGATGGCATCTGTATCTGCGATTATTCCTCTGGTTATCGTGTTTATCATCCTTCAAAAACATGTAATTGCAGGTATTTCTCTCGGAGGAGTAAAAGGCTAA